GCTACCACTTTACGCTTCAGTGTAGAAGCTTATGTGAATTTGTGTGAATTTAGATagtgtgctgctgtttcctgGATATGATATATGAACACACAATTTTTCTGTCTAATTTTGTATAAGTCTTGTCTGTAATATTTCTTGTGCTCTGACAATGCTGCTTCACAGTGTTTTCTAATTTGTTTTCCCCATGATTTAACAGACATTTATGTCCTTTTTGCAGCATTCTAAGTGGTATCATGCTCATGACTCAAGCAAATGCATTGTTACACATTTTGTATCAAGGGCCATAATGAGTAATTTATTAGCTGTCATATTCAGGAAACAACCTTTGATAGCTAAAATGTTGCAGAATGATTTGCAGGTCCTCCTCTCGTTCTCAGCTTGAATGACAGCTGTCTAATATTGGTGTCCACCTCTTATGGATTTGACTGTTTTTGAATGTTAACATTCGCACAAACCACAATTAAAGAAAAGTCAAGATAGATCTTGCCCAATGGTATATGCTGTGGAACTGTTTATTGGATTTACAATTTCACTAGATTTCAGAAGGTACTTCTATATATATgcctagttaaaaaaaaagacaataatcttcctttctcttttgctatattgtttttaaaaatgtctgtgatCTGCTCTATATATTTTCTATTGTGTGACACTAATATACAAAAAGCATTTGAAAGCTTTATCTTCATTGTTACCTGctattatttataaatatatcaatTGATATAAATTATGAATTCTAAACAATGTTTAACCATGACAAAATTTGAAATGATGAGAATACTAatactcatttttattttgtgacagTGCTATGTAACGTTAACAACCCATTTACATTACAGTCTGACTCTCTTTATCACGGATTTACGGCAAGCTCAACCAAGTCATTATTACACATGATAAGAGCTGTTCGAACTTATCTTTGGAGAGAGGTCTGTACCAAGACATCCATGTTAATTTTTAACCACTGTTTAAACAAATGGATAGCCACTGGCAGATCCCAAAATTAGTATAGTTCTCCATCTAGTGGCTGAAACTAATATAACTGTCACTGAGCGAGGTTTGATACTAATTTTGTgttgattgtttcatttttataatttattgaaatatgaaaaacaactgACTTGGAGCAACACGTATACAAATTacttatttaaatatttaagttGTATTACTTACTGGATTGATATCGATGGTTGTCTCATGATGCTCCTTGTTAGGATTCATGCCAAATATATCCTGAACAAATTTTTCATCTCCCTGGTAGAAGTGTGGTGAGGACATGATGATGGGAGCTCCTGAACAAAAGATTTGGTCATTAGGCAGGGAAGATTCATAAAATCAGCTGCCAGACCAAACTAGCTTAATGCACTTCCTACCTTGTTTACATCCGCTGACATTCAGCACACCAGAGCCCAGGCAATTTCCAGCAGGGACACAGAAGCCTGCATTTGCTGGGTTTACGGTCAAATTGGCAAACACCTCACTTGGGGGAATGAAACGATACCCAGGGATCCCCTTCACTGTCACATCCTCATTATACAAAGCATACAGAGACCTTGGAAATAAGAGTCAGATGCTGGTTAACCTTTGCAAGCACAAATCAGTTCCAGAAGGCTGAAAGTGAAACGAAAGTGGGAGGTATTCAAGGTGTGAATTAGCTCTGTGGTGAGATGATTTGCTTAACACCTGCATAAACGGGTTTTTCAAATTTTGTTTGGAGGGATTATTGTCCCATATGCTATAAACTGTAAGTCTGTCTTTTCAGAGCCTCAGTAAGGTTATTTCATGTGCAAATTTTGCACTCCGACAGAGCTGATATTTGTTGCTTAAAGCTGGACTTAACAGTTGTCAACATTACCAGCGACCTCATTTAAGAGGGTAATACTAATCAGCCATGCAACCAGCCAAGCTAAACTGGTTTCCCTAATCCAATATCTAGACCTGAATAACACAGAAAGGGAAGGTTTGGGAAGAGATTGTTATGATAATTGAGAGAAAGTAAACTCAGGCCAGGTGCATATTCACACCAGTAAAATAATGGTCAACAAAACATGCCTAACTGAAAAGTTAGCACTGCAAAGGTGTTTGTCTTCCAGTTTTTAGACTTCCGTCCACTCACCTGCACAGGTCAGAAGAAAACATATAGAGCGGTTCAGTCTTTGTGATGATGGGATGGAAAGATGCCCCATTGGTGCCATTAATCATGTTGCACTCATCAGATGTCCACCAACTCAGTGAACTGTATGCAAGCACAAAAACTctaatgttaacatttttaagGTGAGGAGAAGCCTGGGTAagttttctgcttttgaatAGTTCAACTGGAGTCTTTGTGCTAAGCCTAGCTAACCATCTGTATATTTAACTGACAGATACTGTATGAAAGTGGTATTGATCTTTGCTAGCTCTGGTGGTTGGCCAGAAAGTCCAGTGTGGAGGAGCATTCTGATTATTTCCTAACAGAGCAGTGAGGTTTTAAGAGGGAGtcaggaatgaaaaaaaaaatgtatccacTCGGTCAAGAAGAGGATGAACACTGGCTTGAGTGAGtgccattttgtcttttctgttgtgtggtGCTCTTACTTGTGCTGGAGGGGGAACAGAGATGATTACCTTTCACCCTTCCATGTATCCACTCTTGCATAGTCCTTGTAGTTTTCCTGGCCCGTGAAGAACACATACTCACCATCATTAGAAACATTGGTCtgttgaaaagagaaaataataatttcaacaaACAGCATGAAGATCTATACAATTAAATATCTTTGTGATTCTAAACTGTCTATCTAAATATGAACTCTTCAGTCTGAACTACGTATCCAATTATGTACTAAAGTGTTTAAATGAGACCTTATAGAAGAGGCCAAAGACATCATCCACATATAAATGTAGAGTTTTAAAGGTTTTGAGCAGGCCATCTTCATATCCCCATAGGAGCTCGCCAACTGTGTGGGTGGTGAACAGGCTTGTTTCTTGGTACCTCATGTAGGAGGAGATCACATTAGCAAGGAAAACGTGATCCTTGAATAGCTCCATCAATGTCTaccaggagagaaaaaagacaggCTCTAGTTAAAGACACTTTGTTGTGCAAAGCGCTAAATTTCAAGTTGCATAGGAAATACATGTTAATATAAATCAATCATATACTTGAGTAACATTTCAGGCACTAACCATGACAGTAGAATATGGAAGAACATATCGTCCTTGTAAGTGCTAAAGAGTTTCACTGCAATGTCAAGTTATTTTAATCTTCTTCAATCCGGATGCTTTTTTGTGGTTATCCTTTAATCTCTTTTTATGGCATGACAATTATGATacataattaataaatacaaacaacatgAATACATAAAACTAGATATTGATACCACTGTGAGTCAATAATTTactatcaaacaaaaataaatcaaaatttttttttggcctACCACAGCAGGAATGTTGACTGTCCTGATGAGGTCACTCTCTGGACCTCGGGACATGTTGCGCTGGAATATGTAGGTTTTAGTGTTGACAGCTGATAATTTGGTGCCATTGTCCTGAAAGGTCACTTGTTCCATTGGCCGGTACTccctgtgtttaaaaaaatacagcagagttTATGTCTTATCTTACTACAGTATCACTCTCCCCAAGACCCACATGCGAAAATAAACTTATTTTTAGTTAAATTGTGTTCTATATTGGAAATCACAGTGGAATGCATATGAGTTTCATACAGTGCCATGCATAACAGCAAAGATTATCCCCTGTAGTCTAAAACCCACATCTgtctttgtgaaaaaaaatattctataCAGCTGATTAATTGaatctgactttttttcccagaaatgCTGGTAATATGATGATTACATTACAAGATCTGTGATGATCTGGTTTGGCTTCCAGTATTCACAGAAGAGAACAAAACTAAACgcaaaacaacccccccccccccaaaaaaaaaaaaaaaaaaaaaacaacaacaacaacaaaaaaacaaaacaaaacaaacaaacaaacacacttttttagTAGTATATCTATGAAAACTCGTTTCACAAGTTTGAACTCCAAAACATTTGGATGACATGAGTAAATAGATCATGGGACCACACAAGTCACAATGTGCTGAATCGTCACAGTGAAATGctttttcagcagttttacttttaaaCATTCATCCATGCTTAGATGTAATTGTTGCATAAACACAATGTCACATATTGCTAtagtaacaaaaaataaattgtctcttcataagaaaaaaaaaaaaaaaaaaaaacaatagcgcaattaaacatgggttcctgaagtgcttaatcctcattttgcaaaccttgcacatGGTGAAGCTGTCAAACTCTTCCCGGGTATTTGGTAAAAAAGGCCCTATAAAATCTACGATCATGAAATTaggcattaaaaacaaaattcattATGAACACAGAATTGgccaacattttacataaaaggttttttttttttttttttgccccaggAATAAAAGAGAACATGTATGTCAGGAAAATGCTCTGcaggggtcactaataatgcacgtcCCCCTAcccataaatgaataaataaataaataaatgaagagacTAAATTgtaccagaccagagaccagacaaacacagacagcagacaccagtctttttttcagaataaaaaggaatgtagTGCAGATCCTAGTGCAGAAAACTCAAAAACCTAGACGTCCTCTAAAATACTTTAATGGACTTACATTGTTCTACATTACATTCCaaagaaatgttgtgttttagtaGGTGATGTACTCTTTGGTAATAATTTGGTGTGTATATTTGAGtaatttccttccttttccaATCAATGTAATCACCAACTTCTTTGAACTGTTTTTACCTTGACTGATGTCAGACAATTCGGCTTTTGTTAAGTTGTGTTCATTTTTAGAAGGCGGCCCCTTTAGTACAATAgttattatttccttttctctaGGACTGAGTGGCTTGCCCTTATA
This sequence is a window from Echeneis naucrates chromosome 12, fEcheNa1.1, whole genome shotgun sequence. Protein-coding genes within it:
- the scarb2c gene encoding lysosome membrane protein 2c — encoded protein: MLLKSCCIYSVGLVSLILLLTGISLVLSNVFPHLLQSLVEKEVVLKNGTEAFEAWEDPPAPVYMQFYFFNLTNPLEVLDGERPAVVEIGPYTYREYRPMEQVTFQDNGTKLSAVNTKTYIFQRNMSRGPESDLIRTVNIPAVTLMELFKDHVFLANVISSYMRYQETSLFTTHTVGELLWGYEDGLLKTFKTLHLYVDDVFGLFYKTNVSNDGEYVFFTGQENYKDYARVDTWKGESSLSWWTSDECNMINGTNGASFHPIITKTEPLYMFSSDLCRSLYALYNEDVTVKGIPGYRFIPPSEVFANLTVNPANAGFCVPAGNCLGSGVLNVSGCKQGAPIIMSSPHFYQGDEKFVQDIFGMNPNKEHHETTIDINPLTGMILQAAKRLQVNVYLEQIPRFSQTKNMRTLVFPVVYLNESVVIDDVSAMKLRGIVVQQNVVMNIPFMLIGLGIILGGVFMFLMCRRNVPESTAAEREPLLSS